The DNA region CGAATAAGAATAATCAATTTTTCATTTGAAATAAACTTATCATCTTTACATAGTTTTTCGATAGTATTTGTATCAAATTTAAATTCTAAGAATTTACTTAATTCTGACAATAAATCATTTATAATTATTGGTTTACGTAAATATCCATTAAAACCATATGATTCAACTTTTTGTAAATCTTTTCCCATAACAGAAGCAGTTAAAGCAATAATAGGGATAGATGATGTTTTTTTATTACTTTTTAATAAAGTCGTAGCCTCATATCCATTCATTATTGGCATTCTTAAATCCATTAGAATTAAATCAATTTTATGTTTATTTATAATTTCTAGTGCCATTTTCCCATTATTTGCTAAATATAAATCAAAGTTATGACTATTTAAAATTGATTTTATTAATTTTCTATTTTCATCAACATCATCAACAATTAAAATAGATGCTTTTTCAAAAATTATTGATTCATAATTAATTTTATCATTATAATCTTTTTCATCAACAGAACCAACATCAATATCATATAATTTAACTCTAAAAGTTGAACCTATTGCTTTTTTGCTAGAAACCTCAATTTTTCCATTCATCATCTCAACAAGTTTTGAACATATTGCTAAACCAAGTCCTGTACCACCATATTTTGCCCTATCTTGCTCACTTTGTTCAAATACATTAAAAATATTTTTTAAATCTTTTTCATCAATTCCTACACCACTATCTATAATTTCAAAAACTAAATCAATTTTACTTTTTATACCATCTTTAAAAATATTTTTTACATTTAATTTTATATAACCTTGTTCCGTAAATTTAATTGCATTACCAATAAGATTGAATAATACTTGTCTTAATCTAATACCATCAATAATTATATATTTAGGTATTGTACTATCAATATGAACTGAAAAATCGATATTCTTACTTATTAATTTAGAGTGAAATATTGATTCTACTTCTAAAATTAACTCTTTTGGATTTATTGATTCATATTTTATTTGCATTTTTCCTGCTTCAATTTTAGATAAATCTAATATATCATTAATAATAGCAATTAAAGCATTTCCACCTTTTTTTATAGAACTTAAATAATCTTTTTGAATAGGATTTGTTATCTCTTTTTCTAATAATTCTGTAAAACCTATTACAGAATTCATTGGAGTTCTTATTTCATGGCTCATATTTGCTAAAAATTCAGTTTTATGTTTTGTTGCTTCCAAAGCTCTATTTTTTGCTTCGATTAGTTCATTGTGAAGTTTTTCTATTGCTGTTATATCATGAAAAACCGCTGTTTTCAAATCAACACTATTTTCAATAGGTGAAGCTAATACTTTAAAAATATACTCTTTTTCATTAAGAATAATTTTTACTTTATTGTAATTGGCAGAATTATCAATAATATAATCAATCCAAAGTTTATTATCTTTATATGAAGAAATAAATTCACTATTTTCATCACCTTTATAAAATAAATCACTTATGCAATTATATATTTTTTTAAAATCATTCAAACTATCAAATTTGAAATAATCTAAAAAAGCTTTATTTACTCTTTGTATCTCTTTTCCATTTGTTACTACTATTATATCCATTTGAGAGTCCATAATCGAATGGATAAATTCATTTGATTTTTTTAATTCATCTTTTGCTTTTTGTGTTTGTTCTATTTGATTTTTTAATTTTGTATTTGAATAAAAGATTACTGAAATTATTATTATTGAAAATATAAGTATTTTCCAAATTAATGTATAATCAATTTTTTCTTGATACTCCACTTGAATCCATTTTCTATAGACTCTATCAAATTCTTCTTTTGATATATTATTTAATAATTTATTCATAATAGATAATAAAATTTTATCATCTTTTCTTACACCAAAAGAATAAGAGAAACTATACCCAGATGGACCTACTATTTTTAAATTAGATA from Malaciobacter molluscorum LMG 25693 includes:
- a CDS encoding transporter substrate-binding domain-containing protein — its product is MKSFSLFLFFVYFSISLNASLLLTNKEKEWISKNPIVKVGVDNNWAPFEFKNKQNIQSGISSDYLKEISKITGLKFDIYSDKWSNVLQKIRLKKIDMLACADNTEDRSMYLDFTEPYLLADIVVVSRKDLKINNLQEIKDLTIALPEANYIHERLKKRFPNLKFIFTKSNEEAINYVSYNRADIYIGNMPVISYYINKHMLTNLEVKFKADFDNARLSMAVIKDKQILFSIIQKALMHISKERRKQINKKWIFDSTNIKLYNSKNLFTQEELDWLKKNSPIKIAGDGHWHPFSYYDKNGNYVGIIPDLFKSINQNSQIDFKLIKTKNWLETLEQMKVKKIDVIDAISYSASRAKYMNFTTSYFTNDFVIIGTNTNNKYIKSIDSIVNKKIIGTVDNYIISEKIKKDYTNIEKLREFGSIKDGLQSLASRQIDYFITDIPSFDYYSKKLGLSNLKIVGPSGYSFSYSFGVRKDDKILLSIMNKLLNNISKEEFDRVYRKWIQVEYQEKIDYTLIWKILIFSIIIISVIFYSNTKLKNQIEQTQKAKDELKKSNEFIHSIMDSQMDIIVVTNGKEIQRVNKAFLDYFKFDSLNDFKKIYNCISDLFYKGDENSEFISSYKDNKLWIDYIIDNSANYNKVKIILNEKEYIFKVLASPIENSVDLKTAVFHDITAIEKLHNELIEAKNRALEATKHKTEFLANMSHEIRTPMNSVIGFTELLEKEITNPIQKDYLSSIKKGGNALIAIINDILDLSKIEAGKMQIKYESINPKELILEVESIFHSKLISKNIDFSVHIDSTIPKYIIIDGIRLRQVLFNLIGNAIKFTEQGYIKLNVKNIFKDGIKSKIDLVFEIIDSGVGIDEKDLKNIFNVFEQSEQDRAKYGGTGLGLAICSKLVEMMNGKIEVSSKKAIGSTFRVKLYDIDVGSVDEKDYNDKINYESIIFEKASILIVDDVDENRKLIKSILNSHNFDLYLANNGKMALEIINKHKIDLILMDLRMPIMNGYEATTLLKSNKKTSSIPIIALTASVMGKDLQKVESYGFNGYLRKPIIINDLLSELSKFLEFKFDTNTIEKLCKDDKFISNEKLIILIRKLEELEIKLNSIKSKGDFILIESFCDDLINLNIDFELIVINEYTNELKKYIDSFDIEKVDYLLNNYSNVIENIKNKMESQNG